TGCGGTGATATGGCGGCCACAAGCGAATGGGTTATAGAGCTCAGTGCTTCTCAATCCCGCTTAGTCGCCAAACGACGCGAACTGAAGAAGGCCGATCGCGTTACACCGTCGCAGCCGACCGAAGACGCCGCCGAAATTGGACCCGCGTATGTAAAACCGCTAGACGTGGGCCATAAGCAAGGCGAGCGGCGAACTCTTGCCAGGCGCACGGAGGAGTTATTCAGCGAAGGATCTCCGCTGAATCTGTCTGCTTCGGTTTTTGCTGGAATGTCGGCGCTCGGATTCCTGTCGTTCATCATAGGCATTCACAACGTAAAATTCACTCGTACCGATGGCGTTATCAAGCAGGTTGGATTCCTTTGGGCGGCTAACTGGACGTTTGTGTTCATGGTTTTCCTACCGCTCTTCCTCGCTTTCGTGTTCGAACTGGTGAATTCATGGAAGCACGAAAAACGGAGAACGCTCATCGATGGCGCACTCGCGGACAGCGACCGAGGATGGCCGCGAATTATTGACGCGTCATTGGGTTCATTCTGGGCTGTTTTCCTAATTTGCTTGTTGTTTGCAGGTGTTTTTCAGTGGATCGGTGTCTGTTTGATGCCTCTCCTCTACGGAGGAGGTAATTACGCAACGGATTGGGGCACTATCGCGATAGTTCGTCCTGAAATCGTAACGAGACCTGTTGCGATCATTTTTACAGCGCTCGCCTACTTGTATATGTGCCTATCCTTTTATCTCTTTTTCGCCGGTCTCATCCTGATTTATTCGGTCATCAATGACTTATCGAAAATCCGCGATGCTGCAAAATTGCAGACCAACTCCGGCTGGAGCAATCCAAGCGAGACTGGCTTTTGGGTCATGCTGTGGGTATTCCGCTGCACGGTCTTAGGCTTGCTTATCGCTACCGTTATGAAGCTGCAGAGCTCTTATCTGGCCTCAAATGGCACGAGTATCGTTGCCTGGGTAATTAGCGATCTTTCATCGATCTTATACGAGCGTCCAGAGGCGCAAAGCCGCATTAGCTATAGAATGCCTACGCACTACAGCAGCCTGCTTATCGCCATATCGACCAGTTTTGTCTTTATATATGGAGTGATCCGCGCAGGGGCCGGAAATCATTTCAAAGTGTCATTGTGGAAAATGACCGCGGTTGTGGCGCTTCTATTCGCA
The sequence above is drawn from the Brucella anthropi ATCC 49188 genome and encodes:
- a CDS encoding RcgA family putative transporter gives rise to the protein MIKNGKFFLPPPNDGSDFKELFKRIVAAGAGRPLGKDNFPAGPWTPELLAQAITLVDPKRTGVDLRTVQLWFQENEKGISATNIGLLARVLSCGDMAATSEWVIELSASQSRLVAKRRELKKADRVTPSQPTEDAAEIGPAYVKPLDVGHKQGERRTLARRTEELFSEGSPLNLSASVFAGMSALGFLSFIIGIHNVKFTRTDGVIKQVGFLWAANWTFVFMVFLPLFLAFVFELVNSWKHEKRRTLIDGALADSDRGWPRIIDASLGSFWAVFLICLLFAGVFQWIGVCLMPLLYGGGNYATDWGTIAIVRPEIVTRPVAIIFTALAYLYMCLSFYLFFAGLILIYSVINDLSKIRDAAKLQTNSGWSNPSETGFWVMLWVFRCTVLGLLIATVMKLQSSYLASNGTSIVAWVISDLSSILYERPEAQSRISYRMPTHYSSLLIAISTSFVFIYGVIRAGAGNHFKVSLWKMTAVVALLFASYLSIDAFSGFTVLMFAGLLIAIYGLFDPAFGPRRASEVSNQSVS